One genomic segment of Brassica napus cultivar Da-Ae chromosome A3, Da-Ae, whole genome shotgun sequence includes these proteins:
- the LOC106440520 gene encoding probable aquaporin PIP1-5 has product MEGKEEDVNVGANKFPERQPIGTAAQTEGKDYKEPPPAPFFEPGELKSWSFYRAGIAEFIATFLFLYVTVLTVMGVKRAPNMCASVGIQGIAWAFGGMIFALVYCTAGISGGHINPAVTFGLFLARKLSLTRTVFYIVMQCLGAICGAGVVKGFQPRPYQSNGGGANLVAHGYTKGSGLGAEIVGTFVLVYTVFSATDAKRSARDSHVPILAPLPIGFAVFLVHLATIPITGTGINPARSLGAAIIYNKDHAWDDHWIFWVGPFIGAALAALYHQIVIRAIPFKSKT; this is encoded by the exons aTGGAGGGAAAAGAAGAAGACGTGAATGTGGGAGCAAACAAGTTCCCGGAGAGGCAGCCAATCGGTACGGCGGCGCAGACGGAGGGAAAAGACTACAAGGAACCACCTCCGGCTCCGTTCTTCGAACCAGGCGAGCTCAAGTCGTGGTCCTTCTACAGAGCCGGCATAGCCGAGTTCATAGCCACTTTCCTTTTCCTCTACGTCACCGTTTTAACAGTCATGGGGGTCAAGAGAGCTCCCAACATGTGTGCCTCCGTGGGTATCCAAGGCATCGCTTGGGCTTTCGGCGGCATGATCTTCGCTCTTGTCTACTGTACTGCCGGAATCTCAGGAGGACACATTAACCCGGCGGTGACATTCGGTTTGTTCTTGGCGAGGAAGCTTTCTTTGACAAGAACTGTCTTCTACATAGTAATGCAGTGTCTTGGAGCTATCTGTGGTGCTGGTGTGGTCAAGGGTTTTCAGCCACGGCCATATCAGTCTAATGGAGGTGGAGCCAACTTGGTGGCTCATGGCTACACAAAGGGTTCAGGTCTTGGTGCAGAGATCGTTGGAACTTTTGTCCTTGTCTACACTGTCTTCTCAGCTACTGATGCTAAGAGAAGTGCTAGAGACTCCCATGTCCCT ATCTTGGCTCCGCTTCCAATTGGGTTTGCTGTCTTCTTGGTGCACTTGGCCACTATTCCAATCACTGGAACTGGAATTAACCCGGCCAGGAGTCTTGGAGCTGCCATCATCTACAACAAGGATCATGCTTGGGACGACCAT TGGATCTTCTGGGTCGGACCATTCATTGGTGCTGCTCTTGCTGCTCTGTACCATCAGATAGTCATCAGAGCCATTCCTTTCAAGTCCAAGACATAA
- the LOC106444513 gene encoding F-box protein At3g28330-like translates to MDSLTDDICALVLARLPIKIFTGFKLVCKQWKSIVESPFFRKLFMSMHQNSASSSWSIMSTDHVDPEMVGYYNQCDTWGLKRPLGSFIKSFLNHKNRNHKYIRVSAVAYSDVGWILIYAMSKTNEKSSLYVANPVSHECVEIFIDFLPKGFERIRFCLWQWGIATRVENGILLGYTVVVVNQRLSNTKLSCLIYSSETGLWSLDTSFSNYYYCQNSISLNGNLHWLAQNNDYQEVVLSMDFYTNSTGSDRCRVSPFPDLGRTTKFKRSCTPCHGFLMYMNIVCATKVDGSLEEKLCVWRLQSEGWQLISEISPGPILTSFNYSSMTINPFDAKTAYFWSMEQKSLLYINLHNGKSVFYNQFELTSDGRTMIPAHDPRAVISLKNAYTEQVDLIPFVLPQWLYRIPNTVRRV, encoded by the coding sequence ATGGATTCATTGACAGATGATATCTGCGCATTGGTACTTGCAAGATTACCGATTAAGATCTTCACAGGTTTCAAACTTGTTTGCAAGCAGTGGAAATCAATCGTAGAGTCTCCGTTTTTCCGTAAGCTTTTCATGTCCATGCACCAAAACTCAGCCTCTTCTTCATGGTCCATCATGTCCACCGATCACGTAGACCCAGAGATGGTGGGTTACTACAACCAATGCGACACTTGGGGACTTAAACGACCACTGGGCTCTTTCATCAAGTCTTTCTTAAACCACAAGAACCGGAACCACAAATACATACGAGTAAGTGCCGTGGCTTACTCCGATGTTGGGTGGATCTTGATCTATGCAATGTCAAAAACCAATGAGAAGTCATCCCTCTATGTGGCTAACCCGGTTTCACATGAATGCGTAgaaatatttattgattttcTTCCTAAAGGGTTTGAAAGAATTCGATTTTGTTTGTGGCAATGGGGAATAGCCACACGAGTTGAGAACGGCATCCTTTTGGGTTACACAGTTGTTGTCGTTAATCAAAGGTTGAGTAACACTAAGTTAAGTTGTCTGATATATTCATCTGAGACAGGCCTGTGGAGTCTGGATACTTCCTTTTCCAACTATTATTACTGTCAAAATTCGATTAGCTTGAACGGTAACCTTCACTGGCTCGCCCAAAACAATGACTATCAAGAAGTTGTATTATCCATGGATTTCTATACTAATAGCACCGGTTCTGATCGATGCCGTGTTTCGCCTTTTCCTGATTTAGGGAGAACTACCAAATTCAAAAGATCTTGTACACCTTGTCATGGGTTTCTCATGTATATGAACATAGTCTGTGCAACCAAAGTGGATGGAAGCCTAGAAGAGAAGTTGTGTGTATGGAGGCTTCAGAGCGAGGGATGGCAACTAATATCTGAAATCTCCCCAGGTCCTATCTTGACCAGTTTCAACTATTCTTCGATGACGATAAACCCCTTCGATGCGAAAACAGCCTATTTTTGGAGCATGGAACAAAAAAGCTTGCTATATATTAACTTACACAACGGTAAGTCTGTGTTCTATAATCAGTTCGAACTTACAAGCGACGGTCGCACTATGATTCCCGCTCACGACCCGAGAGCTGTTATTTCTCTCAAAAATGCATACACCGAACAAGTAGACCTTATCCCGTTTGTTCTCCCACAATGGCTGTATCGAATCCCGAACACGGTGAGAAGAGTTTAG
- the LOC106440529 gene encoding uncharacterized protein LOC106440529: MAPKFDTEKMQERQNFRNVWHTDLTHTIQGDTPYCCFALWCAPCASYLLRKRALYNDMSRYICCAGYMPCSGRCGEAKCPQLCLATEVFCCFGTSVASTRFLLQDEFQIQTTQCDNCIIGFMVCLSQVACIFSIVACIVGIDELSEASQLLSCLSDMVYCTVCACMQTQHKVEMDKRDGKFGPQPMAVPPPQLMSRIDQATPPAIGYPPQGYPQHPPQGYPSSGYPQNPPAYPQYPPGPAYPPQGYPK; encoded by the exons ATGGCGCCGAAGTTCGACACGGAGAAGATGCAGGAACGCCAGAACTTCCGTAACGTCTGGCACACTGATCTCACTCACACCATCCAGGGCGATACTCCCT ATTGCTGTTTTGCATTGTGGTG TGCCCCTTGTGCATCATACTTGCTTCGCAAGCGTGCGCTTTACAATGACATGTCTAG GTACATATGCTGCGCTGGTTACATGCCTTGTAGCGGCAGGTGTGGAGAAGCCAAATGTCCTCAACTTTGTCTTGCCACTGAG GTCTTTTGCTGCTTTGGAACCTCTGTGGCATCGACTCGTTTCCTTCTGCAAGATGAGTTCCAAATTCAGACCACACAATGTGACAACTGCATCATT GGTTTTATGGTTTGCCTTAGCCAAGTGGCTTGCATATTCTCCATAGTTGCGTGTATCGTCGGCATTGATGAGCTTTCAGAAGCTTCCCAGCTGCTCTCTTGTTTATCTGACATGGTGTACTGCAC GGTTTGCGCTTGTATGCAG ACACAACACAAGGTGGAAATGGACAAGAGAGATGGTAAGTTCGGTCCACAACCAATGGCTGTGCCTCCCCCTCAGCTAATGTCAcggattgatcaagccactccacCCGCTATCGGTTATCCTCCACAAGGTTACCCACAACACCCTCCTCAAGGGTATCCATCTTCTGGCTACCCTCAAAACCCTCCAGCTTATCCTCAGTACCCTCCTGGTCCGGCTTATCCACCTCAAGGTTACCCAAAGTAA
- the LOC125590022 gene encoding uncharacterized protein LOC125590022, translating into MRSSNKFILLILSTITLISLVTESRKTIPSQEKKRELEKLLNHINKPAIKSFQSKHGYILDCIDIHKQLAFDHPLLKNHSVQLKPTTIPKWTRDNNTSQKSTSLPFRQEEDIICSPGTVIIKRTTLEDLIQFQRLESLGLKPTSKDRNDDPPGHYTAVAQYYALNFGGKGNINVWDPQVEPDQYSLSSLYVQGGSREDFETISAGWIVSPKLNHNHSSLFIAWSANKKGCYNTLCPGFVQVSRKFPLGSVARPVSKYGGKQFHLEISIYQERLTRDWWYVLKGEPVGYWPNPLFSYSGLAEGADHVWWGGEVFSADKDRISPIMGSGFVPQDDFGKAAYINGLRVIDRYTRKVMMPPAKDLVVYASSPTCYNVKTISRRGEYWSRAIFYGGPAGCTD; encoded by the exons ATGAGGTCATCCAATAAGTTTATTCTGCTGATTTTGTCAACCATAACTCTCATCAGTTTAGTTACAGAGAGTCGAAAAACAATACCATCtcaagagaagaaaagagagtTGGAGAAACTTCTCAACCATATCAATAAACCTGCGATCAAAAGTTTCCAA AGCAAACATGGTTATATACTGGATTGCATTGACATTCATAAGCAGCTAGCCTTTGATCATCCTTTGCTCAAGAACCATTCTGTTCAG TTAAAGCCTACAACTATACCTAAATGGACAAGAGATAACAATACTTCTCAAAAATCAACTTCTCTTCCATTTCGACAAGAAGAAGACATAATTTGTTCACCTGGGACTGTGATTATTAAAAGAACTACACTTGAAGATCTTATACAATTCCAACGTTTAGAATCCTTAGGATTGAAACCAACTTCAAAGGACAGGAACGATGATCCACCTGGTCATTAT ACTGCCGTTGCTCAATACTATGCACTCAATTTTGGTGGAAAGGGAAACATTAATGTATGGGATCCCCAAGTCGAGCCTGATCAATATAGTCTTTCAAGTTTATATGTCCAAGGTGGCAGTAGAGAAGACTTTGAGACCATCTCAGCTGGATGGATT GTGTCCCCGAAACTGAACCATAATCATAGTAGCTTATTTATAGCCTGGAGT GCAAACAAGAAAGGTTGCTACAATACATTATGTCCCGGGTTCGTACAAGTGAGCCGCAAGTTCCCACTAGGAAGTGTTGCCAGACCAGTTTCCAAGTATGGTGGTAAACAATTTCATCTAGAAATCAGCATATATCAG GAACGTCTGACAAGAGATTGGTGGTATGTGCTAAAGGGGGAGCCAGTTGGGTACTGGCCAAATCCATTGTTCAGTTATAGTGGTTTAGCCGAGGGTGCAGATCATGTTTGGTGGGGAGGAGAAGTTTTCAGTGCAGATAAAGATAGAATAAGCCCAATCATGGGAAGTGGATTTGTCCCGCAAGATGATTTCGGAAAAGCAGCTTATATCAATGGTCTTAGAGTGATCGATCGTTATACAAGAAAAGTTATGATGCCACCAGCAAAAGATTTAGTAGTATACGCAAGCAGTCCAACTTGTTATAACGTCAAAACGATATCACGTCGTGGTGAGTATTGGTCTAGGGCTATATTCTATGGAGGACCTGCAGGATGCACTGATTAA
- the LOC106440521 gene encoding uncharacterized protein LOC106440521, protein MDPRGDSSRLGQYPTMSSRNMSSSSSSTAFFSANQSPSRSPKIHQELSESTRSDAHCDSFDPLTSSSGFQDPQLELQPPQSQNLEPDHNAYTPSRYTQTSSASVSYNRVRCCDVFLGLHGQKPSLLRFADWLRAELELQGMSCFMSDRAKCRSSRKQRIIEKAMDGASFGVIILTRKSFKNPHTIEELRFFANKKNLVPVFFDLSREDCLVRDIVEKRGDLWEKHGGELWECYGGIEKEWKEAVNGLSRVDDWKIEAHEGNWRDCVFRTVELLATRLVGRRSVVERLAKWRDKAAKEEFPYPRNEGFVGRKKELSELEFVLFGDGEDYFELKATRPAKRKNKVVWKESEKQIELVKKKRKKKRSMKIICGKGVACVSGEAGIGKTELLLEFAYRHHQRYKMVLWIGGESRYIRQNYLNLYRYLDVDVGVENFSDRARFKSFEEQEDTAVSRIRRELMRDIPFLLVIDNLESEKDWWDSNLVMDLLPRFGGETHILISTRLSRVMYMEPLRLPYLSAAEAMALMQGNVKEYLVQEMDALRVIEEKLGRLTLGLGIVGAILSELPINPTRLLDTINRMPLREMSSCSSALRRRVFLLQLFEVCFSIFDHADGPRGLATRMVVASGWLAPGPVPASLLALAAYKLPEKHRGCLWRRLRRAISCGFASSNSKRSGAEAASMLLRFNIARASNVKLGFVQIHELVRLYARNRVMVNETAPAMVRAVINKGWSVETADQIWAVCFLLFGFSNEAPSIQLKITELLFLVKQVILPLAIRTFVTFSRCGAAVELLRVCTNALEAADQTLVKPVEKWLDKSLCWRSVQTSAQLNPVLWEELALARATVLETRAKLSLRGGQFGVADDLIRKAIFIRTSISGEDHPGTVLARETLSKLTRLSSNVHQSHNNSP, encoded by the coding sequence ATGGATCCTCGAGGTGACAGTTCCAGGCTCGGACAGTATCCGACAATGTCTTCTAGgaacatgtcttcttcatcttcctcaacTGCTTTCTTCTCAGCTAACCAATCTCCTTCAAGATCTCCCAAAATCCACCAAGAACTATCCGAATCAACTCGGTCTGATGCTCATTGTGACAGCTTCGATCCTCTTACCTCCAGCTCTGGCTTTCAAGACCCTCAGCTCGAGTTACAGCCTCCTCAATCTCAGAATCTTGAACCTGATCATAACGCTTACACACCTTCTAGGTATACTCAGACATCTTCTGCGTCGGTTTCTTACAACAGGGTGAGATGTTGCGACGTGTTCTTGGGGTTGCACGGTCAAAAACCTTCTCTGCTACGTTTCGCGGACTGGCTCAGAGCTGAGCTAGAGCTTCAAGGGATGAGCTGCTTCATGTCGGACAGAGCAAAATGCAGAAGCTCTCGGAAACAGAGGATAATCGAGAAAGCCATGGACGGTGCTTCCTTCGGAGTCATCATCCTAACGAGAAAGTCCTTCAAGAACCCTCACACGATCGAGGAGCTCCGGTTTTTCGCCAACAAGAAGAATCTAGTTCCAGTTTTCTTCGATCTTTCTCGAGAGGACTGTCTCGTGAGGGACATAGTGGAGAAGAGAGGAGACTTGTGGGAGAAGCACGGAGGCGAGCTGTGGGAGTGCTACGGAGGGATTGAGAAAGAGTGGAAAGAGGCGGTTAACGGGCTATCGCGTGTTGATGACTGGAAGATTGAGGCTCATGAAGGTAACTGGAGAGACTGTGTGTTCAGAACGGTTGAGTTGTTGGCTACGAGGTTGGTTGGGAGGAGAAGTGTAGTCGAGAGGCTGGCGAAATGGCGAGATAAAGCGGCGAAAGAGGAGTTTCCGTATCCGCGGAACGAGGGGTTCGTTGGGAGGAAGAAGGAGCTGTCAGAGCTGGAGTTTGTTTTGTTCGGAGATGGAGAGGATTACTTCGAGTTAAAGGCGACAAGACCGGCGAAAAGAAAGAACAAAGTTGTGTGGAAAGAGTCAGAGAAACAGATTGAGTTAgttaagaagaagaggaagaagaagagatcgaTGAAAATCATCTGCGGGAAAGGCGTGGCGTGCGTCTCGGGAGAAGCAGGGATCGGCAAAACCGAGCTGCTTCTCGAGTTTGCTTACAGGCATCACCAGAGGTACAAGATGGTTCTCTGGATAGGCGGCGAGAGCCGTTACATCAGGCAGAACTATCTGAATCTTTATCGGTACTTGGACGTCGACGTCGGGGTGGAGAATTTCTCCGATAGAGCGCGGTTCAAGAGCTTCGAAGAGCAGGAAGATACCGCGGTTTCGAGGATCAGGAGAGAGCTGATGAGGGACATACCCTTCTTGCTTGTTATCGATAACTTGGAGAGCGAAAAGGACTGGTGGGACTCGAATCTTGTGATGGATCTTCTCCCCAGGTTCGGAGGAGAGACTCACATTTTGATATCTACGCGTCTCTCCAGAGTTATGTACATGGAGCCGTTGAGACTCCCTTACCTCTCTGCCGCTGAAGCAATGGCATTGATGCAGGGGAACGTTAAGGAGTATCTGGTTCAGGAGATGGATGCGTTGAGAGTGATTGAAGAGAAGCTAGGGAGGTTAACGCTGGGACTAGGTATCGTGGGAGCTATATTATCAGAGCTTCCTATAAACCCGACCCGGCTTTTGGATACTATAAACAGAATGCCGTTGAGAGAGATGTCCTCATGTAGTAGTGCGTTGAGAAGAAGAGTGTTTCTGTTGCAGCTGTTTGAAGTGTGTTTTTCGATCTTCGACCACGCGGATGGACCGAGGGGTTTAGCTACCAGAATGGTTGTCGCGAGCGGGTGGTTAGCTCCGGGGCCTGTTCCAGCCTCTCTATTAGCTTTGGCTGCTTATAAACTCCCTGAGAAGCACAGAGGATGTCTGTGGAGAAGACTGAGACGAGCTATAAGCTGTGGTTTTGCGTCTTCGAATTCGAAAAGATCGGGAGCTGAAGCTGCTTCCATGTTGCTTAGGTTCAACATCGCTAGAGCTAGTAACGTCAAGCTAGGGTTTGTACAGATACACGAGCTTGTGAGACTCTACGCGAGGAATCGAGTGATGGTGAACGAGACTGCTCCTGCGATGGTTCGGGCTGTGATAAACAAAGGCTGGAGCGTTGAAACCGCGGATCAGATATGGGCGGTTTGTTTCTTGCTCTTCGGTTTCAGCAACGAAGCTCCGAGTATTCAGCTGAAGATAACAGAGCTGCTGTTTCTTGTGAAACAAGTAATCTTGCCTCTAGCGATTAGAACCTTCGTGACGTTTTCGCGGTGCGGTGCGGCCGTGGAGCTGCTCAGGGTCTGCACAAACGCGCTAGAAGCGGCTGACCAAACGCTGGTTAAGCCGGTGGAGAAGTGGTTGGACAAGTCGCTTTGTTGGAGATCTGTTCAGACAAGTGCTCAGCTAAACCCTGTTCTATGGGAAGAACTTGCTTTAGCTCGAGCCACCGTGCTAGAGACGCGAGCTAAGTTGTCTCTACGTGGAGGGCAGTTTGGTGTGGCTGATGATCTAATAAGAAAAGCAATCTTCATCAGAACTTCTATCTCGGGTGAGGATCATCCTGGGACTGTGTTGGCTAGAGAGACGTTGAGTAAGTTAACGAGGCTTTCATCTAATGTTCATCAGAGTCACAACAATTCACCGTAA
- the LOC106440526 gene encoding beta-adaptin-like protein C: MSGHDSKYFSTTKKGEIPELKEELNSQYKDKRKDAVKKVIAAMTVGKDVSSLFTDVLNCMQTENLELKKLVYLYLINYAKSQPDLAILAVNTFVKDSQDPNPLIRALAVRTMGCIRVDKITEYLCDPLQKCLKDDDPYVRKTAAVCVAKLFDINAELVEDRGFLEALKDLISDNNPMVVANAVAALAEIQDKSASPIFEINSVTLTKLLTALNECTEWGQVFILDSLSRYKAADPREAENIVERVTPRLQHANCAVVLSAVKMILQQMELITSTDVIRNLCKKMAPPLVTLLSAEPEIQYVALRNINLIVQKRPTILAHEIKVFFCKYNDPIYVKMEKLEIMIKLASDRNIDQVLLEFKEYATEVDVDFVRKAVRAIGRCAIKLERAAERCISVLLELIKIKVNYVVQEAIIVIKDIFRRYPNTYESIIATLCESLDTLDEPEAKASMIWIIGEYAERIDNADELLESFLENFPEEPAQVQLQLLTATVKLFLKKPTEGPQQMIQVVLNNATVETDNPDLRDRAYIYWRLLSTDPEAAKDVVLAEKPVITDDSNQLEPSLLDELLANISTLSSVYHKPPEAFVTRLKPTVQKTEDEDYVEGGETETSGNPVDGAAPVAAAPAPVPDLLGDLMGTDDAAIVPVDDYTTLSGPPLPVVLPASSGQGLQISAQLTRQDGQVFYNMLLENNSQTVLDGFMIQFNKNSFGLAAAGPLQVQPLQPGESARTMLPMVLSQNMSDGPTNSLLQVAVKNNQPPVKYFTDKIVLHALFSEDGRMERGTFLETWRSLPDSNEVQKDFPGITITSIDSTLDLLAASNMFFIAKRKNGNQDVLYLSAKAPKGVPFLIELTAMVGQPGLKCAVKTPTPEIAPLFFESLEMLFKS, from the exons ATGAGCGGGCATGATTCCAAATACTTCTCCACAACGAAGAAGGGAGAGATCCCTGAGCTCAAGGAAGAGCTCAATTCACAGTACAAG gATAAGAGGAAAGATGCTGTTAAGAAGGTTATTGCGGCTATGACTGTTGGAAAGGATGTTTCTTCGCTTTTCACTGATGTTCTCAATTGCATGCAAACGGAGAATCTGGAGCTCAAGAAGCTTGTTTACTTGTATCTCATTAACTACGCTAAAAGCCAGCCTGATCTTGCTATCCTCGCTGTTAATACTTTTGTTAAG GATTCACAAGATCCAAATCCGTTGATCCGTGCTTTGGCTGTGCGGACAATGGGCTGCATTCGTGTTGATAAGATCACTGAGTATTTGTGCGATCCTCTTCAGAAATGCTTAAAG GATGATGATCCATATGTTCGCAAGACAGCAGCTGTTTGCGTTGCCAAACTGTTTGACATAAATGCTGAGTTAGTCGAGGATAGGGGTTTCCTTGAAGCCTTGAAGGATTTAATATCAGACAACAATCCGATGGTTGTGGCAAATGCTGTAGCAGCCCTTGCAGAGATACAAGACAAGAGTGCTAGTCCCATCTTTGAAATTAATAGTGTTACCCTCACAAAGCTCCTTACAGCTTTGAACGAATGTACTGA GTGGGGTCAAGTTTTTATATTGGATTCGCTGTCAAGGTATAAAGCAGCTGATCCTCGTGAAGCTGAAAATATTGTTGAGAGAGTCACTCCAAGGTTACAACATGCCAATTGCGCTGTCGTGCTTTCAGCCGTTAAG ATGATCCTTCAGCAGATGGAGCTAATTACTAGTACAGATGTGATTCGAAATCTTTGCAAAAAGATGGCCCCTCCCCTAGTTACATTGCTTTCTGCAGAACCTGAGATACAATATGTTGCACTTCGTAACATTAACCTTATTGTCCAAAAAAGGCCCACTATTCTTGCCCATGAAATCAAG GTGTTCTTCTGCAAGTATAATGATCCTATTTATGTCAAGATGGAGAAGTTGGAGATTATGATAAAACTTGCTTCTGACAGAAACATAGACCAG GTTCTTCTGGAGTTCAAAGAGTATGCCACGGAAGTAGATGTTGATTTTGTTCGGAAGGCTGTTCGTGCAATAGGCAGATGTGCCATCAAACTGGAAAGAGCAGCAGAACGGTGCATCAGTGTTTTACTTGAGCTGATCAAGATCAAAGTAAACTACGTTGTTCAGGAGGCCATCATAGTCATCAAAGATATCTTTAGAAGATATCCAAACAC GTATGAGTCCATAATTGCAACACTCTGTGAGAGTCTAGATACATTGGATGAACCAGAAGCGAAG GCATCTATG ATTTGGATCATTGGTGAATATGCTGAGAGAATCGACAATGCTGACGAACTACTTGAAAGCTTCCTGGAGAATTTCCCTGAAGAACCAGCACAGGTCCAGCTGCAGCTTCTTACAGCGACAGTCAAACTATTTCTGAAGAAGCCAACTGAAGGCCCACAACAAATGATTCAG GTTGTCTTGAATAATGCTACTGTGGAGACAGATAATCCTGATCTCAGGGATCGTGCATACATCTACTGGCGTCTTCTATCTACTGATCCCGAG GCGGCGAAGGATGTTGTTTTAGCTGAAAAGCCTGTGATTACTGATGACTCAAACCAACTTGAGCCGTCACTCCTGGATGAGCTGCTTGCAAATATTTCCACCTTGTCCTCTGTGTATCACAAGCCGCCTGAGGCTTTTGTAACCCGCTTGAAACCCACAGTTCAGAAAACGGAAGATGAGGACTATGTGGAAGGGGGTGAAACAGAGACATCTGGTAATCCGGTTGATGGTGCAGCTCCTGTAGCGGCTGCTCCAGCCCCTGTGCCTGATCTCCTAGGGGACCTAATGGGAACAGATGATGCTGCAATTGTCCCAGTAGATGATTACACAACTCTGTCAGG TCCTCCACTGCCTGTTGTCCTGCCAGCATCAAGCGGTCAAGGTCTGCAGATTAGCGCTCAATTAACCCGACAAGATGGTCAAGTATTCTACAATATGCTCCTCGAGAACAACTCGCAGACGGTTCTCGATGGATTCATGATTCAGTTCAACAAAAACTCATTCGGCCTTGCAGCTGCAGGACCTCTTCAG gttcaacctcttcaacccGGAGAATCTGCCAGGACAATGTTGCCAATGGTATTGTCCCAGAACATGTCTGACGGGCCCACCAACTCTCTTTTGCAAGTTGCCGTCAAAAACAATCAGCCGCCTGTCAAGTACTTCACAGATAAGATTGTACTTCACGCTCTTTTCTCAGAAGATGGTAGGATGGAACGCGGAACCTTCCTCGAG ACGTGGAGGTCTTTACCGGATTCAAACGAGGTCCAGAAGGATTTTCCTGGGATAACCATAACGAGCATTGACTCAACGCTCGACTTGCTAGCCGCgtcaaacatgttcttcatagCAAAGCGCAAAAACGGAAACCAAGACGTGCTGTATCTATCAGCCAAAGCCCCAAAAGGCGTACCATTCTTGATCGAACTAACGGCCATGGTGGGTCAGCCTGGTCTTAAATGTGCGGTCAAGACTCCAACCCCTGAGATCGCTCCTCTCTTCTTTGAATCCCTTGAAATGCTCTTCAAGTCTTGA
- the LOC106440523 gene encoding E3 ubiquitin-protein ligase AIRP1 → MGCCCCCFPILPENLRGIDEHVPLSRTSPSSVVPTGAVDRNLASNLYTAPLQPPLPVSFSPRDQSKLPTTQSNSSQEAKHILPEKQTWHVGDQSDINLKKKDRETIDECPICLEEYETENPRLLTKCRHDFHLACILEWMERSEACPVCNKELVLPES, encoded by the exons AtgggctgctgctgctgctgtttccCTATCCTACCTGAA AATTTAAGAGGTATAGATGAGCATGTTCCTTTATCTCGTACCTCTCCTTCCTCTGTGGTACCTACTGGAGCAGTAGATAGAAACTTGGCCTCTAATCTATACACTGCGCCGCTTCAACCTCCTCTTCCTGTATCATTCTCGCCCAGAGATCAATCAAAATTGCCGACAACTCAGAGCAATTCCAGCCAAGAAGCTAAACACATTCTTCCAGAGAAGCAAACATGGCATGTTGGTGATCAAAGTGATATTAATCTAAAGAAAAAGGATCGAGAAACCATAGACGAATGTCCAATTTGCTTAGAAG aaTATGAAACAGAGAACCCGAGACTGCTTACGAAATGTCGCCACGATTTTCATCTCGCGTGCATTCTTGAATGGATGGAAAGAAGTGAAGCTTGTCCTGTTTGTAACAAG GAATTGGTACTCCCTGAGTCATAA
- the LOC106444512 gene encoding tetraspanin-5-like has protein sequence MNKMSNTVIGFLNILTLISSIVIIGSALWMGRSKTTCEHFLQKPLLVLGLAIMVLSLAGLIGACCDVAWVLWVYLFFMVFIIVALMGLTLFGFIVTNHGGGVGVTGRVYKEFKLEEYHPWLKTRVMDANYWLTIKTCLLGSLTCSKLSFWTPIDYLQKDLTPLQSGCCKPPTSCVYNTETPIQQESDCYRWNNAATVLCYDCDSCRAGVLETVRRDWHKLSIVNVVIVVFLIAIYCVGCCAFKNAKRPQHYGFPYGRYGMSKSRPGWDQSWARWWRGGDRY, from the exons atgaacaaaatgagcAATACAGTGATAGGATTCTTGAACATCCTAACACTAATCTCCTCTATAGTTATAATAGGATCAGCTCTATGGATGGGTAGGAGCAAGACAACATGCGAGCATTTCCTTCAGAAGCCACTTCTGGTTTTAGGCCTAGCAATCATGGTCTTGTCACTAGCTGGTCTGATAGGAGCATGCTGTGACGTAGCTTGGGTCTTGTGGGTGTACCTCTTCTTCATGGTCTTCATCATAGTTGCGCTCATGGGTTTGACCCTTTTTGGGTTTATTGTAACTAACCATGGTGGTGGTGTGGGTGTGACTGGTAGAGTTTATAAAGAGTTTAAGCTTGAAGAGTATCATCCATGGCTTAAAACAAGGGTAATGGATGCTAATTATTGGTTGACTATAAAGACTTGTCTCTTGGGCTCACTCACTTGCTCTAAGCTCTCTTTTTGGACTCCTATTGATTATCTCCAAAAGGACTTGACTCCTCTTCAG TCTGGCTGCTGCAAACCACCAACATCGTGCGTATACAACACGGAGACGCCAATACAGCAAGAATCCGATTGTTACCGGTGGAACAACGCTGCGACGGTGCTCTGCTACGACTGTGACTCGTGCAGAGCTGGCGTTTTAGAGACAGTGCGGCGTGATTGGCATAAACTCTCTATAGTTAACGTAGTCATTGTTGTCTTCCTCATCGCCATTTACTGCGTTGGTTGCTGCGCGTTTAAAAACGCCAAACGCCCTCAACATTACGGTTTTCCTTATGGACGTTACGGCATGTCCAAGTCTCGACCCGGATGGGATCAGTCTTG GGCGAGGTGGTGGCGCGGTGGAGATCGGTATTAG